One Triticum dicoccoides isolate Atlit2015 ecotype Zavitan chromosome 5B, WEW_v2.0, whole genome shotgun sequence genomic window carries:
- the LOC119311317 gene encoding uncharacterized protein LOC119311317, protein MPTPLAASWRRHASAAASSSTPRTLLLLVPVLILLVFVLSRAPDLTFAPATAASPHLPARLRPFDCYASPQASPVLASLVEGVPRPFLYSLADLGSLPDRPHRNIARLLKGKRFRKPDISQTVQELLAGEVGRGSGGGVVVDVGANVGMAAFAAAVMGFRVVAFEPVFENLQRICDGVYLNRVQDQVVVYHAAASDRVGNITMHKVIGRLDNSAISATGAKLAFKSSEEVAVEVATIPLDEVISDAERVVLIKIDVQGWESHVLRGASKLLSRRRGEAPYLIYEEDERLLQASNSSAQEIRAFLGSVGYNQCTRHGTDAHCTKE, encoded by the exons ATGCCGACGCCGCTCGCCGCCTCCTGGCGCCGGCATGCCTCCGCCGCGGCGTCCTCTTCCACTCCACGGACCCTCCTCTTGCTCGTCCCGGTTCTcatcctcctcgtcttcgtcctctccAGAGCCCCAGATCTCACCTTCGCCCCCGCCACAGCCGCTTCGCCCCACCTCCCCGCCCGGCTCCGCCCCTTCGACTGCTACGCCTCGCCGCAGGCCTCCCCGGTCTTGGCAAGCCTCGTGGAGGGCGTGCCCCGCCCCTTCCTCTACTCCCTCGCCGACCTGGGGTCGCTCCCCGACCGCCCGCACCGGAACATCGCCCGCCTCCTCAAGGGCAAGCGCTTCCGCAAGCCCGACATCTCCCAGACCGTTCAGGAGCTGCTCGCGGGGGAGGTagggaggggctccggcggcggggtgGTGGTGGACGTCGGGGCCAATGTTGGGATGGCGGCCTTCGCGGCGGCCGTGATGGGGTTCCGGGTGGTGGCATTCGAGCCGGTCTTCGAGAACCTGCAGCGGATCTGCGACGGGGTTTACCTGAACCGGGTGCAGGACCAGGTGGTGGTGTATCATGCTGCAGCATCTGACCGAGTTGGGAACATCACAATGCATAAG GTGATTGGACGACTCGACAACAGTGCTATATCTGCAACTGGTGCGAAGTTAGCATTCAAATCTAGTGAAGAAGTTGCTGTCGAGGTTGCTACAATCCCATTGGATGAAGTCATTTCAGATGCAGAGCGAGTGGTTCTGATCAAAATTGATGTTCAAGGTTGGGAATCTCATGTTCTGAGAGGTGCATCAAAGTTGCTCTCAAGGAGGAGAGGTGAAGCTCCCTACCTTATATACGAAGAGGACGAGCGCCTGCTGCAGGCGAGCAACAGCAGTGCACAAGAGATAAGGGCATTTCTTGGCAGTGTTGGTTACAATCAGTGTACGCGGCATGGGACGGATGCTCACTGTACAAAAGAATAG